From the genome of Streptococcus lutetiensis, one region includes:
- a CDS encoding LemA family protein encodes MIFIIIAIIAVLVLWGVTAYNGLVKSRMQTKESWSQIDVQLKRRNDLIPNLIETVKGYAAYEEKTFAKITELRSQVAQAQSPAEAMHASNALTKQLSGLIAVAENYPELKANNSFIKLQDELTNTENKISYSRQLFNTTTANYNVKLETFPTNIIAGLFGFKPSQFLETPEDEKETPKVSFDF; translated from the coding sequence ATGATTTTTATTATTATTGCTATCATTGCCGTCCTAGTACTCTGGGGAGTTACTGCTTATAATGGACTTGTGAAAAGCCGCATGCAAACCAAAGAATCTTGGAGTCAAATCGATGTTCAATTGAAACGTCGTAATGACCTTATTCCAAATTTGATTGAAACAGTTAAAGGTTATGCTGCTTACGAAGAAAAAACATTCGCTAAAATTACAGAATTGCGTAGCCAAGTAGCACAAGCACAAAGCCCTGCAGAAGCAATGCATGCTTCAAACGCTCTTACAAAACAATTGTCAGGCTTGATTGCTGTTGCTGAAAATTATCCTGAACTTAAAGCAAACAATAGCTTTATTAAATTGCAAGACGAATTGACAAATACTGAAAATAAAATTTCTTATTCACGTCAATTGTTCAACACAACTACAGCAAACTACAACGTGAAGTTGGAAACATTCCCAACTAATATTATTGCAGGTCTTTTCGGATTTAAACCAAGTCAATTCTTGGAAACACCTGAAGATGAAAAAGAAACACCAAAAGTGTCATTTGATTTTTAA
- a CDS encoding TrkH family potassium uptake protein, with amino-acid sequence MTRFLKRLSGTQRLTVSFLIVIFIGSILLSLPITHYQNAPATNYLDHLFTVVSMVCVTGLSVFPVAEVYNGLGQVISIILMQIGGLGLVTLIAVSTYLLRRRMNLSSQNILQSALSYDNSGHLKRYLFNVYKITFIIESLIAILFLIDFIPRFGVSHGIFNAIFLAVSAFCNAGFDNLGGDSLKPFVLNPLLNLLFMILIVSGGIGFAVWVDIKRAIKAFLADRPYRLKTFTRKLSNQTRLVLDTTAVILILGTAITWLLEANNPKTIGLYNPFQQFMVSLFQTVTMRTAGFATISYLDTHTATNILYMIQMIIGGAPGGTAGGVKVTTVAITFLLFKSELAGQSEVTYHHRIIANKVIKQTLTVLIFFFSILIVGYILLLQFEPHHDPIALLFEAVSAIATVGVSMDLTPQLSTSGRLVIMALMFIGRVGPLTVLLSLLQKKEKEIQYAQANITVG; translated from the coding sequence TTGACTAGATTTTTAAAACGGCTATCTGGTACCCAACGTTTAACCGTTAGCTTTCTAATTGTAATCTTCATAGGAAGTATCTTACTATCACTTCCAATAACGCATTATCAAAATGCACCAGCAACAAACTATCTTGACCACTTATTTACCGTGGTATCAATGGTCTGTGTGACTGGGCTTTCTGTCTTTCCTGTTGCTGAGGTCTACAACGGTCTTGGGCAAGTGATTTCTATTATCTTAATGCAAATCGGTGGTCTTGGACTTGTCACCTTGATTGCGGTTAGTACATATTTGCTCAGACGACGCATGAATCTATCGAGCCAAAATATCTTGCAATCAGCTCTAAGTTATGACAACAGCGGTCACTTAAAACGCTATCTATTCAACGTTTATAAAATAACGTTCATCATTGAATCTTTGATTGCGATTTTATTTCTTATTGACTTTATTCCAAGATTTGGCGTGAGTCATGGTATTTTCAATGCTATCTTTTTAGCAGTTTCTGCTTTTTGTAATGCCGGTTTTGATAACCTTGGTGGAGATAGTTTAAAACCATTTGTCTTAAATCCTCTACTCAACCTCCTCTTTATGATTTTGATTGTCTCTGGAGGAATCGGGTTTGCAGTCTGGGTTGATATCAAACGCGCCATTAAGGCATTCCTAGCAGATAGACCTTACCGTCTAAAAACATTCACTCGCAAATTAAGCAACCAAACACGCTTAGTACTTGACACAACAGCGGTAATTTTAATATTAGGAACGGCTATAACTTGGCTTTTGGAAGCTAACAATCCTAAAACAATTGGATTATACAATCCTTTCCAACAATTTATGGTCAGCTTATTTCAAACAGTCACAATGAGAACAGCTGGTTTTGCAACAATTTCATATCTTGATACACATACAGCAACCAACATTCTCTACATGATTCAGATGATTATCGGGGGAGCTCCTGGCGGTACCGCCGGTGGAGTAAAAGTTACAACAGTTGCAATTACTTTCTTACTCTTTAAATCAGAACTTGCTGGTCAGAGTGAGGTTACCTATCACCACCGCATCATTGCAAATAAAGTTATCAAACAAACGTTAACAGTGCTTATCTTCTTCTTTTCAATTCTAATTGTTGGCTATATCCTTCTTCTTCAATTTGAACCGCACCACGACCCAATTGCGCTGCTTTTTGAAGCCGTATCTGCCATTGCTACCGTCGGTGTTTCCATGGATTTAACGCCTCAATTATCAACTTCAGGAAGACTCGTCATCATGGCATTGATGTTCATTGGACGTGTCGGACCATTGACAGTTCTTCTTAGTCTTCTTCAAAAGAAAGAAAAAGAAATTCAGTACGCACAAGCAAATATCACAGTAGGTTAG
- the htpX gene encoding zinc metalloprotease HtpX: protein MLYDQIANNKRKTVVLLFVFFLILAAIGAAVGYLWLDSLSFGVVIALIIGGIYAVSMIFQSTNVVMAMNNAREVTEEEAPQLYHIVEDMAMVAQIPMPRVFIVEDESLNAFATGSNPENAAVAATTGLLALMNREELEGVIGHEVSHIRNYDIRISTIAVALASAVTMIASFGSRMMWFGGSNRRRSNDRDEGAMGIIVLILSLISLFLAPLAATLVQLAISRQREFLADASSVELTRNPEGMIKALQKLEDSSPMHYPVDQASAALYINDPLKKGEHFSSLFNTHPSIADRIDRLRHM, encoded by the coding sequence ATGTTATATGATCAAATTGCCAACAATAAGCGCAAGACAGTTGTTTTGCTCTTTGTCTTCTTCTTGATTTTGGCAGCTATCGGTGCAGCAGTTGGATACCTTTGGTTAGATAGTTTAAGCTTTGGTGTTGTCATTGCTCTGATTATCGGTGGTATTTATGCAGTAAGCATGATTTTTCAATCCACTAATGTCGTCATGGCAATGAACAATGCGCGTGAAGTGACAGAGGAAGAGGCGCCACAACTTTATCATATCGTTGAAGATATGGCTATGGTTGCACAAATTCCAATGCCACGTGTCTTTATTGTTGAGGACGAGTCGCTTAATGCTTTTGCCACAGGATCAAATCCTGAAAATGCTGCTGTGGCAGCAACAACTGGTTTGTTAGCTTTGATGAATCGCGAAGAACTTGAAGGAGTTATCGGACACGAAGTTAGCCACATTCGTAATTATGATATTCGTATTTCAACAATTGCTGTCGCTCTTGCTAGTGCTGTAACAATGATTGCAAGTTTTGGAAGTCGTATGATGTGGTTTGGTGGAAGTAATCGCCGTCGCTCTAATGATCGTGACGAAGGAGCTATGGGTATTATTGTGCTCATCTTGTCTTTGATTTCACTTTTCTTGGCACCACTTGCTGCTACCTTAGTTCAGCTTGCCATTTCACGTCAACGTGAATTTCTTGCCGATGCTAGTTCTGTGGAATTAACACGAAATCCAGAAGGCATGATTAAGGCTCTTCAAAAACTGGAAGACTCATCACCAATGCACTATCCAGTAGATCAAGCTAGTGCTGCTTTGTATATCAATGACCCACTTAAAAAAGGTGAACACTTTAGTTCACTCTTTAACACACATCCATCTATTGCCGATCGAATCGATCGTCTTCGTCATATGTAA
- the rsmG gene encoding 16S rRNA (guanine(527)-N(7))-methyltransferase RsmG, with the protein MTPEEFYDRLAKQEFDLSDTQKKQFERYFELLVEWNQKINLTAITDKEGVYLKHFYDSIAPVLQGKITNQEIRLLDIGAGAGFPSIPIKILCPDIDVTIIDSLNKRINFLNLLAEELGLDGVHFYHGRAEDYGQDKAFRASYDIVTARAVARLQVLTELTIPFLNVGGQLIALKASAAEEELADAKNAMSVLFSKLVENYHYELPNGDSRQITILEKKKETPNKYPRKAGMPNKKPL; encoded by the coding sequence ATGACACCTGAAGAATTTTATGACAGACTTGCTAAGCAAGAATTTGACTTATCGGACACTCAAAAAAAACAATTTGAGCGCTATTTTGAACTGTTAGTCGAATGGAATCAAAAAATCAACTTGACTGCCATCACTGATAAAGAAGGCGTCTACCTTAAACATTTCTACGATTCTATCGCACCAGTTCTTCAAGGCAAAATTACAAACCAAGAGATTCGTCTCTTAGATATCGGAGCTGGAGCTGGTTTTCCAAGTATTCCGATTAAAATCTTGTGCCCTGATATCGATGTAACTATCATTGATTCGCTTAACAAACGTATCAACTTCCTTAACTTGTTGGCGGAAGAGCTTGGTCTTGATGGCGTTCATTTTTACCATGGACGTGCTGAGGATTATGGACAAGACAAAGCTTTTCGCGCTAGCTATGACATCGTCACTGCACGCGCCGTTGCCCGCTTACAAGTTCTTACAGAATTGACAATTCCATTCTTAAATGTCGGCGGACAATTGATTGCTCTTAAAGCATCTGCTGCTGAAGAAGAATTGGCTGACGCTAAAAATGCCATGTCTGTACTCTTTTCAAAACTTGTTGAAAACTATCATTACGAGTTGCCAAACGGTGACAGTCGTCAAATCACAATTCTTGAAAAGAAAAAAGAAACACCAAATAAATACCCACGTAAAGCTGGCATGCCAAACAAAAAACCTCTTTAA
- the ktrA gene encoding potassium uptake transporter gating subunit KtrA encodes MRKKIIGVLGLGIFGRNVAKELSKFDQDVIAIDINENLVQNVSDVVKKAAVGDITDIDFLKALGIGQCDTVVVATGNNLESSVLAVMHCKKLGVKNIIAKAKTKTYEEVLYGIGASKVIMPERDSGKRVASNMLRHHIDNIVRLEEKLAMVEFSIPDSWVGKNLIQLDVRNKFEINIIGIRKKNLSVIDTPIDPNKPFEADIEIIAIASDDTFEKFDYLGYLK; translated from the coding sequence ATGAGAAAAAAAATAATTGGTGTTCTTGGACTTGGTATCTTTGGACGAAATGTTGCCAAAGAGCTCAGCAAATTTGACCAAGATGTCATCGCTATCGACATTAACGAAAATCTTGTTCAAAATGTATCCGATGTTGTTAAAAAAGCTGCTGTCGGTGACATCACAGATATTGACTTTTTAAAAGCACTTGGCATCGGTCAATGTGATACCGTCGTTGTCGCAACAGGTAACAATCTAGAATCTTCTGTTCTTGCCGTTATGCACTGTAAAAAACTCGGCGTTAAAAATATTATCGCCAAAGCTAAAACAAAAACTTACGAAGAAGTGCTTTATGGCATTGGTGCAAGCAAGGTCATCATGCCAGAACGCGATTCTGGTAAACGCGTTGCTTCTAACATGCTTCGCCACCACATCGATAACATCGTTCGCTTAGAAGAAAAATTAGCTATGGTTGAATTTTCGATTCCAGACTCTTGGGTTGGGAAAAATCTTATCCAACTCGATGTCCGAAATAAATTCGAAATCAACATTATCGGTATCCGCAAGAAAAATCTTTCAGTTATCGATACGCCCATTGATCCAAACAAACCTTTCGAAGCTGATATCGAAATCATTGCCATCGCAAGTGATGACACCTTTGAAAAATTCGATTACCTTGGCTATTTGAAATAA